Proteins from a single region of Sandaracinaceae bacterium:
- a CDS encoding isoamylase early set domain-containing protein — protein sequence MDKAVLRAVRKRAVEQARPKTLWERYARVLTAGVGVAAIAFGGLLLPRVWSRQNASEPPETGSTVSEEGTASAEDAQDVLVPVRFVLPATGAREVTVAGEFNDWNPSETPLLDEDGDGVFHTTLSLSRGAYAYMFVVDGERWVTDPFADGYRDDGFGNRNAVLRIP from the coding sequence GTGGACAAGGCCGTGCTCCGGGCGGTGCGGAAAAGAGCGGTTGAGCAGGCGCGGCCGAAGACCTTATGGGAGCGCTACGCACGGGTGCTCACCGCTGGGGTCGGTGTCGCCGCCATCGCGTTCGGAGGGCTGCTCCTGCCGCGGGTCTGGAGCCGCCAGAACGCCTCGGAGCCTCCAGAGACCGGCTCGACCGTGTCCGAGGAGGGCACCGCCAGTGCCGAGGACGCGCAGGACGTCCTCGTCCCAGTGCGGTTCGTCTTGCCCGCGACAGGCGCACGCGAGGTGACGGTCGCCGGGGAGTTCAATGACTGGAACCCCTCCGAAACGCCGCTGCTGGACGAAGACGGGGACGGCGTGTTCCACACGACGCTCTCCCTCTCGCGGGGCGCGTATGCCTACATGTTCGTGGTGGACGGTGAGCGCTGGGTCACGGACCCGTTCGCCGATGGCTACCGCGACGACGGTTTCGGCAACCGGAACGCAGTGCTCCGCATTCCGTGA
- a CDS encoding RNA polymerase sigma factor — protein MKSELWQIPAEYGRSTDEAQLEERRWALLSAEGDAVAFRRLVERHHRGVYQFVLRIVGSEADAEELAQETFARAFIHIGRFDPTYRLSTWLYRIALNLSRDHLRSAKRRERPYEPGSAMLDSGQCSPDPDLLVAAQYEARRLDRALATLPDSYREVLILKDLEDFSFQEIAQITRCSIAGLKIRAVRARAAMRKQLERMP, from the coding sequence ATGAAGTCTGAGCTGTGGCAGATCCCTGCAGAGTACGGTCGCTCCACGGACGAGGCTCAGCTGGAGGAGCGCCGCTGGGCTCTGCTCTCCGCTGAGGGTGACGCGGTGGCCTTCCGCCGGTTGGTGGAGCGCCACCACCGGGGGGTGTATCAGTTCGTCCTGCGTATCGTCGGCTCGGAGGCGGACGCGGAGGAGCTGGCGCAGGAGACGTTCGCGCGGGCCTTCATCCACATTGGGCGCTTCGACCCGACCTACCGCTTGTCGACGTGGCTCTATCGCATCGCGCTCAACCTGAGCCGAGATCACCTGCGCTCTGCCAAGCGCCGCGAGCGACCGTACGAGCCCGGGTCTGCGATGCTCGACTCTGGGCAGTGCTCGCCGGATCCGGATCTGCTCGTCGCCGCACAGTACGAAGCGCGGCGACTCGACCGAGCCCTCGCGACCCTCCCCGACTCGTATCGCGAGGTACTCATCCTCAAGGATCTCGAGGACTTCTCATTCCAGGAGATCGCGCAGATCACGCGCTGCAGCATAGCGGGACTGAAGATCCGCGCAGTGCGTGCCCGAGCGGCCATGCGCAAGCAGCTGGAGCGCATGCCGTGA